A genomic region of Dactylococcopsis salina PCC 8305 contains the following coding sequences:
- the dusA gene encoding tRNA dihydrouridine(20/20a) synthase DusA, producing MMESTLVTSSFSQPLSVKRGNPLSVAPMMDRTDRHFRYLMRQITRKTLLYTEMVTIPAIINGDRSKLLDFSPEEHPLALQIGGDDPEKAAECARIAEDWGYDEINLNVGCPSDRVKSGNFGACLMAQPEKVAKVVEAMQNAVSLPITVKHRIGIDERDRYEDMSYFVRVVSDAGCQRFTVHARKAWLQGLSPKENRNVPPLRYQDVYRLKQEFPHLFVEINGGIKTLAEIKEHLHHLDAVMIGRAAYDNPNLFSSVDREIYGEDSSPPTMKEVVKAMFPYLDYWVNRGVKLNSMTRHLIHIFNGQPGAKAWRRYLTEKGCQPHAGAEVVEQALELLT from the coding sequence ATGATGGAATCAACTTTAGTCACTTCTTCTTTCTCTCAGCCTTTGTCTGTTAAGAGAGGAAATCCTCTCAGCGTTGCGCCGATGATGGATCGCACCGATCGGCATTTTCGCTATTTAATGCGCCAAATTACCCGCAAAACCTTACTCTATACCGAAATGGTGACGATTCCAGCGATTATCAACGGCGATCGATCAAAATTGCTGGATTTCTCTCCAGAAGAACATCCCTTAGCCTTACAAATCGGTGGCGATGACCCCGAAAAAGCGGCAGAATGCGCTCGTATTGCCGAGGATTGGGGGTATGATGAAATTAATCTCAATGTGGGTTGTCCGAGCGATCGGGTTAAAAGTGGGAATTTTGGCGCTTGTCTGATGGCGCAACCAGAGAAGGTGGCAAAAGTGGTGGAAGCCATGCAAAACGCGGTTAGTCTTCCGATAACTGTTAAACACCGCATTGGCATTGATGAGCGCGATCGCTACGAAGATATGAGCTACTTTGTTCGTGTCGTTTCCGACGCTGGTTGTCAACGATTTACAGTTCATGCGAGGAAAGCGTGGTTACAAGGATTAAGCCCCAAAGAAAACCGCAATGTTCCTCCGTTGCGTTATCAAGATGTTTATCGTCTCAAACAGGAGTTTCCTCATCTTTTTGTTGAAATCAATGGCGGAATTAAAACCCTTGCTGAGATTAAGGAACATTTGCATCACCTTGATGCCGTGATGATCGGACGAGCCGCTTACGATAATCCGAATTTATTTTCCAGCGTCGATCGAGAAATTTATGGGGAAGACTCTTCTCCTCCCACAATGAAAGAAGTGGTAAAAGCAATGTTTCCCTATCTAGATTATTGGGTGAATCGCGGTGTAAAACTTAATAGCATGACTCGTCATTTAATTCATATCTTTAATGGACAACCTGGGGCGAAAGCATGGCGTAGATATCTCACAGAAAAAGGATGTCAACCTCATGCTGGTGCGGAAGTAGTAGAACAGGCTTTAGAATTATTAACATGA
- the ebsA gene encoding type IV pilus biogenesis protein EbsA: MPLPNLQPVGKEIVKPYNPYYPGTKRSWLPLALSLYKEGRLEGQRPIEGGKAIPFVSTWTVSSLPLENIRCQLQFSGNAELSYELVVQNADFIGHLIELIRIHQKEGIIDFPKEFYRELLQIPVS; encoded by the coding sequence ATGCCACTCCCTAACTTACAGCCTGTAGGAAAAGAAATCGTTAAACCTTACAATCCCTATTATCCAGGAACCAAAAGAAGTTGGCTACCCTTAGCCCTGAGTCTTTATAAAGAAGGAAGACTGGAAGGACAGCGCCCGATCGAGGGGGGAAAAGCAATCCCATTTGTTTCGACTTGGACGGTGTCCTCGCTTCCTTTAGAAAACATCCGTTGCCAGTTACAGTTTAGTGGTAATGCCGAATTAAGCTACGAATTAGTAGTACAAAACGCAGATTTTATCGGTCATTTAATTGAACTGATTCGGATACATCAGAAAGAAGGGATTATTGATTTTCCCAAAGAGTTTTATCGGGAATTATTACAAATCCCCGTTAGTTAA
- the ltrA gene encoding group II intron reverse transcriptase/maturase, whose amino-acid sequence MNQIRYKCDARTKTFLMLWLGFGFNLMAETEWSQIDWKEIEIRVFKLQKRIYRASLSGDVAKVHKLQRLLLRSWCAKLLAVRRISQDNQGKNTAGIDGVKTLSPKQRLNLAENLTLTGKGKSLRRVWIPKPGRKEKRGLGIPVMEDRARQALLKLALEPEWEAKFEPNSYGFRPGRSCHDAEEAIYKTIKTKAKWVLDADISKCFDRINHNVLLRKLNTTPTMARQIRAWLKSGVLDRGDWFPTNEGTPQGGVISPLLANIALHGLEENIRQWAETWKGNKQANSKSISLIRYADDFVVLHKDKSIIQQAKTLIEQWLHGLGLELSESKTRICHTLHNSEKERAGFDFLGWNIRQYEVGKNHTGKNTNGKLLGFKTIIKPSDKSIKTHYEKIVSVLDSMKGKSQEVIIDKLNPIIRGWCNYHKTVCSKETFAHIDYMVYNKLRRWIKSRHSNKTLKWCEERYFHLTKEKDLAKEDRKDKWVFSTPSDTPNSPIAGTHELWKHAWTPIERHIKIEGTKSPYDGDWRYWSKRRGEYPGTPKRVATLMKRQKGKCARCGLYIKGEDVVEVDHIVPKAEGGKDHYKNLQLLHRHCHHQKTAEDRQRQMDNKGQKKTQKKTKKSRKSETKQGSAVNTA is encoded by the coding sequence ATGAACCAAATCAGGTATAAATGTGATGCTCGGACAAAGACCTTTTTAATGCTCTGGTTAGGCTTTGGGTTTAATCTCATGGCAGAGACGGAGTGGAGTCAGATTGACTGGAAGGAGATTGAAATACGGGTGTTTAAGCTCCAAAAACGGATTTATCGAGCTTCTCTAAGTGGTGACGTGGCTAAAGTTCACAAACTCCAAAGATTATTGTTACGGTCTTGGTGTGCCAAACTCTTAGCGGTACGGCGCATTTCGCAGGATAACCAGGGTAAGAATACTGCGGGGATAGATGGTGTAAAAACCCTAAGTCCTAAGCAAAGATTAAACCTTGCTGAAAACCTGACTCTTACAGGGAAGGGTAAATCCTTAAGACGGGTCTGGATTCCAAAACCAGGTCGCAAAGAAAAACGTGGCTTGGGTATTCCAGTAATGGAAGACCGTGCGAGGCAGGCACTTCTCAAATTGGCTTTAGAGCCTGAATGGGAGGCAAAATTCGAGCCTAATTCGTACGGATTTAGACCAGGACGCTCTTGCCATGATGCGGAAGAGGCAATTTATAAGACGATTAAAACTAAAGCCAAATGGGTTTTGGATGCTGACATATCTAAATGTTTCGACCGTATAAACCACAATGTTCTCTTAAGAAAATTAAATACAACCCCGACTATGGCTCGACAAATTCGAGCTTGGTTGAAATCGGGGGTCTTGGATAGAGGCGATTGGTTTCCAACAAATGAGGGAACACCACAAGGAGGGGTGATAAGTCCTCTATTGGCAAACATCGCCCTGCATGGACTTGAGGAAAACATAAGACAATGGGCTGAAACTTGGAAAGGGAATAAACAAGCTAATAGTAAAAGTATCTCTCTTATCAGGTATGCAGATGATTTCGTTGTTCTCCACAAGGATAAATCCATCATCCAACAGGCGAAAACGCTTATTGAACAGTGGTTACATGGCTTAGGCTTAGAATTAAGCGAGAGCAAGACGAGAATATGTCACACCTTGCATAATTCTGAGAAAGAAAGAGCAGGGTTTGATTTTCTGGGATGGAACATCCGACAGTATGAAGTCGGGAAGAACCATACAGGAAAGAATACAAATGGCAAGTTACTCGGATTCAAGACAATAATCAAACCAAGCGACAAAAGTATCAAAACACATTACGAAAAGATTGTTTCGGTATTAGATTCAATGAAAGGTAAATCCCAAGAGGTAATCATTGATAAACTTAACCCCATAATTAGGGGATGGTGCAACTATCACAAAACAGTCTGCTCTAAGGAAACATTTGCACACATAGATTACATGGTCTATAACAAACTACGTCGCTGGATAAAAAGCCGTCACTCTAACAAAACCCTCAAATGGTGTGAAGAAAGATACTTTCATTTGACTAAGGAGAAAGATTTAGCAAAAGAAGATAGAAAAGACAAATGGGTCTTCTCAACTCCTTCTGATACACCAAATTCTCCTATTGCGGGTACGCACGAACTGTGGAAACACGCATGGACACCAATTGAAAGACATATAAAAATCGAGGGTACAAAGTCTCCTTACGATGGAGATTGGCGGTACTGGAGTAAACGTCGGGGTGAATACCCTGGCACACCGAAACGGGTTGCTACCCTGATGAAGCGTCAGAAAGGCAAATGCGCCCGTTGTGGACTTTACATCAAGGGTGAAGATGTAGTGGAGGTTGACCACATCGTCCCTAAAGCTGAAGGGGGCAAAGACCATTACAAGAATTTACAGTTACTTCATCGTCATTGTCACCATCAGAAAACTGCCGAAGACCGACAACGACAAATGGATAATAAGGGGCAAAAGAAAACCCAAAAGAAAACCAAGAAAAGTCGTAAATCGGAAACTAAGCAGGGAAGTGCTGTTAACACAGCGTAG
- a CDS encoding DUF2288 domain-containing protein, with amino-acid sequence MTRDIKTALAESLEPANWDFLQPHAKRDALIIVAPSLDIVEVGSAIAHDQTEAVQKWIEQGQLQKPSADQLSLWNAQPTKAFNTLIVQPYVLVQEIDSVT; translated from the coding sequence ATGACCAGAGATATTAAAACCGCACTCGCCGAAAGTTTAGAACCAGCAAACTGGGATTTTTTACAACCTCATGCGAAACGGGATGCTTTGATTATTGTTGCTCCCAGTTTGGATATTGTGGAAGTAGGAAGCGCGATCGCCCATGACCAGACGGAAGCGGTGCAAAAATGGATTGAACAGGGACAATTACAGAAACCTTCTGCGGATCAACTTTCCCTTTGGAATGCTCAACCGACCAAAGCCTTTAATACCCTAATCGTCCAACCTTATGTCCTGGTACAAGAAATCGATTCTGTTACCTAA
- the thrS gene encoding threonine--tRNA ligase produces the protein MSSVESPVAQENAEPIKLPKTSESEKLKRIRHTTSHVMAMAVQKLFPDAQVTIGPWTENGFYYDFDKPEPFTEQDLKAIKKEMVKIIKKKLPVIREEVSREEAQRRIEELQEPYKLEILRDIEGGPISIYHLGEQWWDLCAGPHVETTADLNPKAIEIESVAGAYWRGDENNPQLQRIYGTAWETPEQLAEYKRRKEEALRRDHRRLGKELGLFLFSDPVGPGLPLWTPKGTQLRTLLEDFLKQEQLKRGYSPVVTPHIARVDLFKTSGHWQNYQEDMFPMMAEDEAAAAEEQGFVLKPMNCPFHIQIYKNELHSYRDLPIRLAEFGTVYRYEQSGELGGLTRVRGFTVDDSHLFVTPEQLDDEFLSVVDLILSVFKSLQLSNFKARLSFRDPESDKYIGSEEAWEKAQNAIRRAVENLGMDYFEGIGEAAFYGPKLDFIFQDVLEREWQLGTVQVDYNLPERFDLTYMAEDGTRKRPVMIHRAPFGSVERLIGILIEQYAGDFPLWLAPEQVRLLPVSRDQYDFVEQVALKMQQAGIRAKADVSGERLGKLIRNAEKQKVPMMAVVGAKEVEGNCLSVRTRASGELGSMDVTEVIEKLSNAIARYEEF, from the coding sequence ATGTCTAGTGTAGAATCTCCAGTAGCACAAGAAAACGCCGAACCGATTAAACTCCCCAAAACCAGCGAATCAGAAAAACTAAAACGCATTCGCCACACCACCTCTCACGTGATGGCAATGGCGGTACAAAAGCTGTTTCCAGACGCACAAGTTACCATTGGTCCCTGGACAGAAAACGGATTCTACTACGACTTTGATAAACCCGAACCCTTCACCGAACAAGACTTAAAAGCCATCAAAAAAGAGATGGTCAAAATCATCAAAAAGAAACTACCCGTCATCCGAGAGGAAGTCAGTCGAGAAGAAGCACAGCGACGCATTGAAGAACTACAAGAACCCTATAAACTAGAAATCCTCAGAGATATTGAAGGCGGTCCGATCAGCATCTATCATTTAGGGGAACAATGGTGGGATTTATGCGCGGGCCCCCACGTAGAAACTACTGCCGATTTAAATCCGAAAGCCATTGAGATTGAAAGTGTCGCTGGTGCTTATTGGCGTGGTGATGAAAACAACCCCCAGCTACAACGGATTTATGGCACAGCTTGGGAAACTCCCGAACAACTCGCAGAATACAAACGACGCAAGGAAGAGGCTTTAAGACGAGATCATCGTCGTTTAGGAAAAGAACTCGGTTTATTTCTCTTTAGTGATCCAGTGGGGCCAGGTTTGCCACTATGGACTCCGAAAGGAACACAGTTACGGACGCTTTTAGAGGATTTTCTAAAACAGGAACAACTCAAACGCGGTTACTCTCCTGTCGTGACTCCTCATATTGCCAGAGTGGATTTATTTAAAACCTCTGGACACTGGCAAAATTATCAAGAAGATATGTTCCCCATGATGGCAGAAGATGAAGCCGCCGCCGCCGAAGAACAAGGCTTTGTTCTCAAGCCCATGAATTGTCCGTTTCATATCCAAATTTATAAAAATGAACTCCATTCCTATCGTGATCTCCCAATTCGTCTGGCGGAGTTTGGAACGGTCTATCGTTACGAACAGTCTGGAGAGTTAGGGGGATTAACTCGCGTCAGAGGGTTTACTGTGGATGATTCCCACTTATTTGTTACTCCCGAACAGCTTGATGATGAATTTCTCAGTGTGGTTGATTTAATTCTTTCTGTGTTTAAGAGTCTTCAACTCAGTAATTTTAAAGCGCGGTTGAGTTTCCGTGATCCAGAATCAGATAAATATATTGGTTCAGAAGAGGCTTGGGAAAAAGCCCAGAATGCCATCCGTCGCGCTGTGGAAAATCTAGGAATGGATTATTTTGAAGGGATTGGTGAAGCAGCGTTTTATGGTCCGAAACTCGATTTTATTTTCCAAGATGTTTTAGAACGAGAATGGCAGTTGGGAACAGTACAGGTGGATTATAATTTACCTGAACGCTTCGATTTAACTTATATGGCAGAAGATGGGACAAGAAAACGTCCTGTAATGATTCATCGGGCGCCGTTTGGTTCTGTGGAACGGTTGATTGGGATTCTCATCGAACAGTATGCGGGAGATTTTCCCTTATGGCTTGCCCCAGAACAAGTGCGGTTGTTACCAGTGAGTCGAGATCAATATGATTTTGTGGAACAAGTCGCCCTAAAAATGCAACAAGCAGGGATTCGCGCGAAAGCTGATGTCAGTGGGGAACGATTAGGGAAGTTAATTCGTAATGCAGAAAAACAAAAAGTTCCAATGATGGCTGTTGTGGGTGCGAAAGAGGTGGAAGGAAATTGTTTGAGTGTGCGAACTCGCGCTTCGGGTGAGTTGGGAAGTATGGATGTTACAGAAGTGATCGAAAAGTTAAGTAACGCGATCGCCCGCTATGAGGAGTTTTAA